The DNA window GGTGACCTCCCGGACCCGCCGCCACACCTCGGGGTCGGCGCACCGCGCGGGGCGGAGGAAGGAGGTGCCGCCGGGTGCGCACACCACGAGGGGCCCGGAGTCGTACGCGGTCATGGAGGGCCGTTCACTCTTGTCCTTGCGCCGGTCCATCGACACCGGGAGCTGTCCGGGCCCGAAGCGTTCGGCGATCCGCTCCGAGGCGTCCCTGACCCGGACCCGGGGCAGTTCGAGGAGCAGTTCCGGACGTGCCAGTTCGGCCCGCAGCCGGTCGTGGAGGGCGGTCGCGCCCGCCGTCGCGGGATCACCGGCGGGCCGGTCGGTCCACGCCCAGACGAGAGCGCTCGCCATCTCCCCGAGCGACAGCCCGACCCGGGTGCCGTAGGGCGCTTCGACGCCCTCCGGCGGCAGGGCCCGCACCTCGACGCCGAGGCCGTACGAGGGTGCCGCGAGGTCCCAGTCGGCGGCGGGCACCGTCGCGTCCCGGGCCGCCTCGTAGCCGCCGGCCAGGCGCCGTGCCCACACCTCCGGGAGGCCCAGGTCGGATTCGAGTGCGTCGGCCGCCTCGTCGTGGACGGCGGGCAGCGTGCCGACCCGTTCGCACCATGCCCCGGCCATCCGGGCCACGGCCGCCTCCATCCCGCCGGGACGCCACAGCTCGGCCGGGTCCTCCGGCACGGCGGCGGCCAGGACGGCCCTGCGGCCCGCGCAGCCGAGCCGCCCGCGCAGTTCCTCGTACGCTTCCACCGTCAGCGGCGTCGCCTTGTACGGGGCCTTGCGCGCCAGGCCCCGGTCCTCGTCCCGGTCGTCCCGGCCGACGAGACCCGCGAGCACCAGCCGGGCCAGGGGGCGGCGTACACCGGTCAGTTCGGCGAACCGCGTGGCCGTCGACTCCGGCAACGGGAGCGGGCCGTGCGTCTCGATCGCCGTGATCAGTTGCCGCAGTCTGGTGGCGTCGTCCCGCTCCACGCGGACGAGCCGTGCCCCGGCGCAGGCCGTGGGCACCGGGTCGCCGCCCTGTTCCGTGGCGGGTGCCACGAACCAGTTCACCGATCCGCCGTCCCATACGGCGGCGGACGCGACCGGTGTCCCGCTCTCCCGCAGTCGTTCCAGTGCCTCGGCGTCGGAGGTACGGCCCACCCACCATCCGCGGCCCGGGCGGGCGAGCGGCTGGTCGGCCCAGGTGTCCAGGAGTGCGAGCAGCGCGGCCCGGTCGGTGTCGGGGGTCGGTGCCACGGCCGCCCGCCAGGCCACGGCGTCGATCGCCCCGAGCAGCTGCGACCAGTCGTGCGGCGGCGCGGGCGGGGAGAGGCGCCGGACCTCCTCCCCGATCGTCCCGGCCAGGCAGGCGCCGTCGGCGGCCAGCGCGCTCAGTGTCGCCGGAAGTGCCGTGTCCGGGGTCCGCCGCCAGGTGTCGCGCTCCCCGCTCGCGACGAGGCCGAACAGCGCGGGCACCAGCTCGGTGTCCGGGGCGGACCCGCGCGGCAGGGCCGGAGGCGCCTCCGCGAGGAGGGTGACCCGCCGGTGCAGGGCCAGGCGGCGGTCCTCCACGCGCGCGGCCCGCCCGGCGACGGCGGCCACGGCGTCGACCAGGACCGGTTCGGTGATCTGCGGCAGCTCGCGCGCGACGGCCGTGCGCAGTGCCTCCGCTCCGTCGCGTGCCGCCGCGAGCAGGTTGTCCGCCGTCTGCCTCCCTACGGTCCTCAGGGCGCGGGAGCCGCCGACGTCCCGGGTCCGCAGCAGGTACCAGAAGGCGGGCGGCAGGGCGACGCCGCCGGAGGCGGTGACGCGCCGGGCGGGCCGCACCCGGGGGTGCGCGGGCGAGTGGTGGCCGTCCAGCTCCCAGAGGAGTACGCCGTCGGAGGTGTACGCGCGCACGCCGGTCGGGGTCTCCGCCTCGGCGAGGACCACGACCTCCGCCGGACGTCCCGGCACGTCCACCGCGCCGCCGCCCGGTCCCGTTCCCTCCGGCGTGCCTCCCGCATGGCCCTCCGGCGTGTCTCCCGCCGTGCTCTCCGGCGGCGCCCAGAGGCCCCAGGGCCGCTGGCCCTGCCGGTCGATGTCGAAGCGGGCGGAGCGCCCGTCGATGCTCTCGACGAGGTAGTGGTCGGGTGCGGGGTCGCGGTGCCGGGTGCGGAACAGCACCCGGGTCCCCACCAGGCCGTCCCGGCTGCCCAGGGGCGAATCGGTGAGGCCCGCGGGGAGCGGGGCCAGGTGGAGCGCTCCCGGAGCGAGGGCCATCCCCTCCTGGGAGGGTGCCGCTGCCTGATCGTCGCCGGGGAACTCGGGCCGGTCGGTGCCGTCCCGGGGCTCACCACTGACCGCGTCCACGGCCCGCCACGGGCTCTTCTCGTACACGCCGTTGGTCCAGATCCGCGATCCGTCACCGACCTGCAGTTCGTAGCGGTCGATCCCGCCCGTGCCGCCCGGCCTCAGCGCGCGCAGACCGCCGTGCCTGCCGCCGCCGTCGGCGGTCTCGAACTGGAAGCCGTACGCCCCGTCCAGCTTGCCGCCGAACGGCACGAGGCCCCCCACCTCGTCCGGCGTGAACGGCTCTTCGGGGCGGTCGGCCCAGACGGCGGTGTCGCAGTAGTACGGGTTCTCCTTGAGGGTCCAGCTGACCAGGAAGGAGCCGCCCACGTAGTGGACGGCGAACATGGTCGCGGCCTCCGGGACGGTGAACGCGCAGGAGCCCCGCACCCCGTCCGGGGCCACGGCGACCGCGCGGTCCCGACCGAACACGGTCAGCACCGGCCAGGTCGAGGTCACCCCGGCCACCCCGGGCAGACCGGCGGCCCCGACACCGTCCGCCGACCCGGCCACCGAGCTCTCCACCGAGTCCGCCCGCGCCGCATCCGCCGCGAACTCCGCGTACACCGATTCCAAGGCCGGCCACGCCAGTTCCTCCGGCAGGCCCGCCGCGAGGGAGCGTCGCAGCGCGCCCGCCGCGTCCGCGCCCGCGAGCGCCTCGGCGATGCCGCCGAGGGCCGTCACGGTGGGGCGGTCCAGCACCGTTTCCAGTTCGGCCACGGCCTCCTCCGCGCCCGCGAGGCCCCCGCCGCCGACCGTGTCGACGAGCTTGCCGACCCGGCCGGCCACTTCGTGGGCGATGCCCTCGTTGCCCGGGAGCAGCGTCACCGCCGAGCCGGGCTTGGGTACGCGGGTGCCGAACCGGTCGCACCTCAGGTCCGCGTGCACGGTCCCTTCGAGCCGGGGGCCGAACACCGGGTCGGCGGCGAGGGCGGCGAGGTCGCGCCGGGACCGCTCGCCCCAGAAGCGCATCCGGACCTCGGGCCCGGGGTCGACGACCGTGGCCCCGGCGGCGAGGCAGGCGTCGAGGACGTCGGCGTCGAAGCCCTGGTAGTAGTGCCGGGTGGTGTGCACGGTCACCGGGTCGCCCGCTGCCCGCAGGCGCGGGCCCAGCCGGCCGACCAGGTCGAGGAACTCCGGCGGCAGCGGCTGCCGTCCGACGCCGCCGCCGGACTGTCGCGCGTACTGGTACATGTGGACGAACCGGCCGACCCAGTGGTGCAGTCCGCCCTCCGGCATCACCCGGCCGGCTTCGAGCGCGTCCGTCGCCCCGCAGGCGATCAGCATCCGCAGCCACGGCCCGCCGTCGGTGACGCTCTCCGGGAAGACGTCGAGGAGTCCTGCCGCGACCTCGTCGGTCGGCGGATGGGCCGTCAGGACCGGTTCGGCGGCGATGAGGAGCGCGTCGGGCACCGACTTCTCCCGGGTGACCGAGACGATGGCGCCGACCAGTCGGGCGACCTCCTCCTCGCCGTGCCCGGCCGCCTTCGCGGAGGCCCGTACCCGGCGCACCAGATCCGCCGGGAGGTCGGCCTTCGACCCGGCCCACGCGCGCAGGAAGGCGTCCAGTGCCGCGTGTGCCTCCACCGGTTCCAGGGTGTCGGCGAGGAAGCGCTGATGGGCCCCGAACTCCTTCGCCGGCATGGCCCCGCCGGTGGCGAACAGCAGCCCGTTGGCGCGGCGGTAGGCGGGATCCACGGGCAGCCCGTGCTGGGCCTCGGCCGCTCGGGCCGCCACGTACGCCCTGCCGCCCGGCCGGCTCCCGTACCCGATCAGCCGGTGTCCCACGGTGTCCCAGAACCACGGCAGGTGGGCGGGCGGCAGCCGTCGCGCCCGCGCGGCCATGGCGTCGACGAAGGCGCCGGGCTTGGTCCAGGAGCGGTTGAGTTCGGCTCCCATGTCCGCGATCAGCTCGCGCGCGACCGAGGCCGCGCCCGGGTCGTGGGCGGCGACCCAGTCGGCGTACGCGGTCGAGACGTGCGCCCTGCCGTTGACGGGCACCAGGGATTCCAGCGAGGCGATCATGATCCGATCCTGGCACGGGCCACTGACATCGCCCCGGGCGGCGGGGGGTTGAGCTGAGGGGGCGTACGGCCGAGTCGTACGCCCCGGGGGTCACTTGCGCAGGGCGCCGGCGACGAAGTCCCGGGTCCAGGGGACGGCGGAGTCGATCGGGAGGTACTGCCCGTCCGCCGGGAAGAAGTCGACGACGCCGGCGGCCCCGTAGTTCGCCCAGAAGCAGGTGGTCATGGGGAAGGTGTCGGTGACGTTCTGACGGCACTTCACGACGAGGGCGGGGCTCGTGGCGGTCCTGGCCTTGCCGGTGAAGTTGCGGCCGTAGCCCGTGGCGAGTTCCGTGGAGGCGTCGAAGATCCCGTTCAGCGCGGCGGCCGGGTCCGGCACGTTCTCGTACAAATGGGTCCTGGCCGTGAACATGGGCGCCGCAGCCGAGATCGTGCCCTTGCTGAGGACGTTCCTCCGGCCGCCGAAGCAGGACACCTCGTCGGCGATGTCCTGGCTGTCGCCCTCGATCTCCTTGAGGCCCTCGTCGCCGGTGACGCGCATGTCGAGGTCGCTGCCGTAGTGGAAGCCGCCGTCGCCCTCGTCGCAGACGAGGCCTTCGAGTTCCGGGACGGCGACGGCCTTGTAGCGGGTGCCGGGGTCGGCGGCGAGCTTCTCGTCCGCCGACCCGGGGCCGGCGGCCGTCGCCCCGCCGGCCGAGGGCCCGCCGGCCGTGGCCGCACCGCCCGAGGCCGTACCGACCGTATGCGTACCGCCCGGGGACGCGCCGGATCCGCATCCCGCGACCGCCGTCACCAGGACGGCCGCGGCCATTGCCTTCCGAAACCCGCTCATACGCCGACTCCCCCGCGAAGCACCCGTGTTGATCATGATCGCGTGATCATACGGGGGACACGGAAGGGATGCCGCGACACCCCCCTCGGACTCGCGGCACCCCGGTCAGCGACCGGCGGTCGTCACAGGCGAGGGCGAAGTCCAGCCGTCCGGCGACGACTCCGCAGGCGATCTCCCGCTCCGACCACGAGGTGTACGTGGAGACCGGGGCCCCCGGGTCGGTGCGGGCGATCCGGTCGGCCAGGCTGCCGAGGGGCGGTCCGTGGGTGCCGCCGAGGCGGTATCCCTCGGCGCCCTCCCGCGCGAACCGCGCGGCTTCTTCCTGCAGTTCGCGGACGGCGGGGAGCACGACCCGGGCCCGGTCGAGGACCAGGTCCCCGAGCGCGGTGATCCTTACGCCCTCCCGTCCGCGCTCGAACAGGACGCCGCCCAGGGCCCGTTCGATCCGCTTGAGCCGGGCGCTGAGCGCCGGTTGCGCGAGTCCGAGGACGGTGGCGGCGCGGGTGACACTCCCCGCGTCCGCGATGGCCCTGATCGTCTTCAGATGCCTCAGCTCCAAGTCCATACGCAGAGCTTGACGCCCCCGCCCCGAGAGGTCCGGACCGGAGCCGGAACACGCGCCCGCGCGGGCCGCACCCGACCGGCCGTCGCCCCTCGGAGCGTCGGGCGTCAAATCCCGTTACGTCAGGCCGCGTTCGGGCCCACGTCCGCCGGGGTGAGCGGACGGCGGGTCGGCGCCAGGGTCGAGTACTCGTCGGCGCCGATGTCGCGGGCGGCGCCGCGTGCGTGGCCGTCGATGTCCTCCGGCACGGACGTGCCGGTCAGAGTGGCGGCGTCGATCGCGGGGCTGCCCGCGGCGAGGCGGTACACGCCGTCCGAGGAGGCGGCGAGGCGGGGGTCGACCCGGGTGTAGCCGGAGGCCGGGATCGTGCCGGCGGTGGCGGCGCCCCACAGGATGTTGCTCTGCCAGATGAAGTCGGTCGTCGCCCCCATGGCGACCAGGCTGCCGGAGTCTCCGACGAGGAGGTTGTCGGCGACGACGACGTCCCGGGGTTCGTACGTCCGGGTCTCACCCGACAGCGAACTCTTGTTGTTGCGGAGGGTGTTGTGCACGATCACCGCGCGGTCGCAGGCGTCGTTGCCGCGCCGCTCGTCGGTGGTCTCCCCTGCGGTGTGGTCGCGGGTGGTGCCGCTGCCGATGACGAGGGCGCGGACCGTCAGGTCGGCGAGGTAGTTGTTGACGATCAGGTGGTCGTTGCCGTAGAGGCGGATGCCTTCCTTGCCACCGATCAGGTGGTTGCCGTCCACCGTCGTGCCGTTGCCGTGGCGCAGCACGATGCCGCCTCGGCTGGACCGGATCGTGTTGTAGCGGACGGTGTTGCCGGAGGACTTCACCGAGATCGCCTCTGGGTCTCCGTCGCACCGCTCGAACAGGTTGTACTCCACCTTGGCGTCCGCGTCGGACAGCGCGCGGCTGCTCACGCCGAGCCGGATCGACTCGCCGCCGTTGGCTCCGGCGTAGCTGTGGTCGGAGAAGTAGTTCCTGAGGATCTGGGTGCGCTGGGCGATCTCCGTGGTGCCGGGGCCGTCGATGACGACGAAGATGCCCTCGGTGGTCTTGTCGTGGAAGTGGTTCCGGTCGAGCTTGGCGTCGTCGCCCTCCACGAGGACCCAGTCGACGGGGGTCACCTCGGCGAACTGGAAGTCGTTGCGGGTGAGCCGGATGCCGGTGCTGTTCACGGGGATCGTCAGGGTCCCGCTCTGGCGCAGGGAGAAGCCGCTGACGGTGATGTTGCTGGAGTCGTCGAAGACGAAGCTCCGCTCGCCGCGCAGCACGGCGCCGCCGCGGGACTGCGCGACGATGGTGATCGGCGCGGCGGTGGTGCCGTGCCGGCCGGTGACCTTGATGGCGCCGCCCGCCGGGACGGTGTAGGTGCCGTTGGCCAAGACGATCCGGTCGCCGGGGACGGCCTTGTCGATCGCGCTCTGGAGCGCGCTCAGCGAGGTGACCGGGTCCGTCGGCGCGGCGGCGGACGCGCCGCCCGCGAGGAGTGCGTCGAGGGGGACGGCGGTGACCGCCGCGCCGATCAGGGAGCCCTTGAGGAACGTCCGTCGCTGCATGCTGCCTCCTGGAGGGGGTGTTGCGCGGGGGGTGCGTCGGCGCCGGGGCGGGGGCCCCGGCGGGGAGCCCCTGACCGCCCCGGGGCCGAACGGAAGGGATCCGGGGCGGGCCCCCACGGCCCGCCCCGGATCCGGTCTGTGCGGACGTCGAGCACCGGCGCCACGGCCATGGGGCGGGCGCCGGTCCCGGACCGGATGTCGGGGACCAGTGTCCCGGCCGTCGCTCACGTCTCACTCACGTTCCGCTAACGCGGTGGGCGGCGGCCTCCGTTCGGGTGGACCTCGCGGATCCGGCGGGTCACGGGTGTGGGCACGCGGGGCTGACCGGTTCACGATGGGCCCGCCGGGGCGCCGCTCCTCGTCCCGTGCGCCGACTCGTGTTCTTCCCGTAAAGCCCCGTACGCCCGCGCGTGTTCCCGTGAACCCTCATGCACGCACGCGTGCTCTCGTGGAGCCTCAAGCCCGAAGGTGGACAGATGGCCGGCCGACGCAGGGCGATCGCCCAGTTCCTGACACTGGCCCTGGCAGCCGTGACCGTGGGCACGGCGGGTGTCCGTCCCGCCGCCGCCGTCGTGGCGCGCGCCCCGGCGCCGCGTCCGGTGGCGCCCGCGCTCGCGCGGGCCCCGGCCGCCGACCGGACGACGATCTCCCATGACGACCTGCGCACCGGGTGGGACCCGGACGAGCCGGGGCTCGCCCCCGAGCAGGTGTCCGCCTCTGACTTCGGGCAGCAGTTCTCCACCACCGTCGACGGCCAGGTGTACGCGCAGCCGCTGATCGTGGGCCACACGCTGGTGGCGGCGACGGAGAACAACAAGGTGTACGGGATCGACGCGGCGACCGGCAGGATCGGCTGGACGAAGGACTTCGGGGCGCCCTGGCCCGCTTCGGCGGTCAACTGCGGGGACCTCGTCCCGAACGTCGGGGTCACCTCGACCCCGGTGTACGACCCGGCGAGCAACGCCGTGTATCTGACGGCCAAGGTGAACAACGGCCCCGACGTCCAGCACCCGAGCTGGTACGTGCACGCCCTCGACCCGGCGACGGGCGCCGAGCGATCGGGCTGGCCGGTGAAGGTGGCGGGCGCGCCCGTCAACGATCCGGGCCGGGCGTTCAACCCGTACACGGCGGCCCAGCGTCCGGGGCTGCTCCTGATGGGCGGTTCGGTGTACGCGGCCTTCGCCTCGCACTGCGACCGGGGCCCGTACGTCGGGTACGTCCTGGGTGTCAGCACCACGACGCGCCGGACGACGCTCTGGGCGACCGAGGACTCGTCCGCGAACGGGATGGCGGGCATCTGGATGAGCGGGGGCGGGCTGGTCTCGGACGGCCCCGGCCGCATCCTGTTCTCGACGGGGAACGGTGTCTCCCCCGCGCCGGGTCCGGGCAACCGGCCGCCGGGGCAGCTCGCGGAGTCGGTGGTCCGGCTCGGCGTGAACAGCGACGGCACGATGTCGGCGCAGGACTTCTTCAGCCCCTCCGACGCGCCGCTGCTCGACCAGAACGACACGGACCTGGGCTCGGGCGGTCCGGTGGCCCTGCCGGGACCCGCCTTCGGTACGAGCCGGAATCCGCGGCTGCTGGTCCAGATCGGCAAGGACGGGCGGCTGTTCCTCCTCGACCGGGACGACCTCGGCGGCCGGAGCCAGGGCGCGGGCGGCACCGACAAGGTGCTCGGCGCGTTCGGGCCGTACGAGGGCGTCTGGGGGCATCCGGCGGCGTACGGGGGTCAGGGCGGTTACGTGTACACCGTCGGGAGCCGGGGGCCGCTGCGCGCCTTCGCGTACGGGCTCACCGGCTCGGGGCTGCCCGCGCTCAGCAACACGGGGAGCAGCTCGGCGCTGTTCGGCTACACCTCCGGGTCGCCGATCGTGACGTCCACGGGCACGAACCCGGGTTCGGCGCTGGTGTGGGCGGTCGCGGCGGACGGCGCGAACGGTGCCAACGGGCAGCTGCGCGCGTACGACGCGGTGCCCGTGAACGAGGCGCTGCGGCTTCGCTGGTCGGCGCCGATCGGGGTGGCGGCGAAGTTCTCGGTGCCGGTCGCGGACGGCGGACGGATCTACGTGGGCACCCGGGAACGGCCAGGTGAAGGCCTTCGGGCGGCCGGCCAACACGGCTCTGACGGGTGAGCCGGTGGACGTCGGCGAGGTCGCGGTCGGCGGATCGGGCTCGGTGACGGCGACGGTCACGGCGTCCCGTGACGTGACGATCACGGGGGTGGGCACGCCCACGGGCAGCGCCTTCTCGGCCTCGGCCGACGGGCTGCCGCGCACGCTGCGGGCGGGCGAGTCGTACACCGTCCGGGTGGCGTTCTCGCCGGCGGTTCCCGGACCCGACACCTCGGCCCTGACGTTCACGACGAACCTCGTGACAGTGCGCTCGGGCTGACCGGGTACGGGACGAAGCCGGGTCTCGTCGCGTCGCCGGGCACGCTGGACTTCGGGACGGTGGCGACGACGACCCGCAAGGCGCTGGGGGTGACGTTCACCAACACCGGGACGGCGGACGAGACGATCTCCGGGGTCTCGCTCCCCGGCGCTCCGTTCTCGGCGTCCGACCCGCCGCCCGCCGGTACGGTCGTGCCGCCCCGGCAGTCCGTCACGGTGCAGGTGGCGTACGCGCCGACGGACGCCGGAAAGAACACCGGGACGCTCGCCGTCACGGGGCCGAACGGCACGGCGTCGGTCGCGCTGACCGGTGAGGCGGTGACCGGGCGGGCGCAGCTCACGGTCACGCCCACGTCGACCGACTTCGGGGCGGTGAAGGTCGGCGAGTCCGTGACCCGGACCTTCGACATCAGCAACACCGGGAACATCCCGCTCACCCTCACCAAGGCCAAGCCGCCGGCGGCGCCGTTCCATGTGACCAATCCGATCAGCGAGGGCCAGGTCCTCGGGCCCGAGGATGTGGTGCACCAGGCCGTCACCTTCTCCCCGACGTCGATCGGGGCGGTGACCGCCGCCTACGAGCTGACCTCGAACGACGGGCGCGGCCCGCAGAACGAGTCGCTCAAGGGCTCCGGTGCCGCCGGGGCCGTGGTCACCGTGCCGTCGCCGGGCGCCGGCGGCTGGAAGCTGAACGGCTCGTCGCGGATCTCGGGGAACGACCTCCAGCTCACCCAGGCGACCGCGTCCCAGCGGGGTTCGGCGGTCTGGCCCGTGCCGGTGCTCACCGACGGGCTCAAGGCCTCCTTCACCACGGTCATCGGCGGCGGAACCGGCGCCGACGGGCTCACCTTCTCGCTGCTGGACCCGGCCCGGACCACGTCGGCCGCGCTCGGCGGCGTCGGCGGCGGCCTCGGCTACGGCGGGCTCCCGGGCGTGGCCGTCGCCTTCGACACGTACCGCAACCCCGGTGATCCCTCGGCCAACTTCGTCGGGGTCGCCACCGGCGGCACCGGCTCGACCCTGACGTACGCGGCGACGACGTCGAGCGTGCCGAACCTGCGGTCGGGCACCCACACGGTCGCGGTCGGCGTCACCGGGAAGACGGTCACCGTCTCCGTCGACGGCGTGCAGCGGCTGCGGACCACGGTCGCGGCGCTGCCGCCGACGGCGCTGCTCGCCTTCACGGGCGGGACCGGCAGCCTGACCGACATCCACGCGGTACGGGGTGCGGCGATCACCGCCGCCTCGTACGCGCTGCCGCCGCCGGGCCCCAACGGGTGGACGTACAACGGAAGCGCGGCCCTGTCCGGCACCTCCCTCGTCCTCACCCCCGCCCAGCCCGCTCTGACGGGTTCGGCGGTCCAGGCGACCGCCGTGCCCTCGGCGCGGCTGAGGGCCCGCTTCACCGCCACCCTCTCGGGCGGCACGGGCGCCGACGGCATGGCCCTGCTGCTGCTCGACGCGTCGCGGACGACGCCCAGGGCGCTGGGTGGCGGGGGCGGCGGGCTCGGCTTCAGCGGACTGCCGGGCGTGGCGGTCACCCTGGACACCTACCGCAACCCCGGGGACCCTTCGGCGAACTTCGTGGCGGTCTCCACCGGGGGAACGGGCTCGGCCCTGCGGTACGCGGCGACGTCGACGGCCGTGCCGGCCCTGCGGACGGGCAGCCATGTGGTCGACGTCGATGTCACCGCCGCCGGGCGCCTCCTGGTCCTCGTGGACGGTGCCCAGGTCATCGACGTGGCGGTCACGCTGCCCCGGAACGTGCTGGTCGGATTCTCGGGCGCCACGGGCGGCCTGACGGATCGTCACACGGTCTCGGGGGTGCGCGTCGGATACTGAGCCGGGAGCGCGCACCGCGCCTCCGGTAGTCTGCTCGACTTCCGCACACGTACCCGATCTCTCCAGTGAGGCGAGCGACGTACATGAGCAAGCTGAGCCGCATCTACCTGGACGCGTGCCTGCGCGAGGACGGCGGACTCGCCGACGCCGTCGCGCGGGCCGAACTGCCGCCGGCCTTCGACGAGGCCTGGCGCGCGCACCTGCTGCCCCGGCCGTGGTTCGTGAGCGCCGCCGAGACGGCGGCCTTCGCCCGGGACCTGGAGGGCCTTTTCGACCTCCTGGTGTCGTTGCCCCTCCGGCTCTTCGACGGTGATCTCGACCGGTACGCGGCGGAGATCGGGATCGGTCCCGCGCTCGCGGCGCTGCTCCGCCGGTGCGGGTCCGGGGTCCCCGCGAAGCTGGGCCGCGCCGACGCGTACCACGACGGCACGGCGTACAAGCTCCTGGAGTTCAACCTCGGCAGCGAGGTCGGCGGTCTCGACATGGCCGTGTTCAACCGAGGGCTGCTCGGTGTCCCCGAGTTCGGCGCCTTCGCGCGCGAGCACGGGCTCGACCACGTCGACATCGCCGCGCGGACGGCGGCCGTCCTGCGGGACCGGGCGAGGCCGGCGCTGTCCGGTGGCGCGGAGCCGGTGATCGGGCTGATCGAGGGGCGCGGTGGTGTCGCCCCGTACGGGAGGCTGATGCGGGCCACGGTGGAGGCGATGGCCGAGCAGGGTCTCGACCTGCGGATCGGGGAGATCGGGGACGTACGCACCCGGGCGGACGGGAAGCTCACCCTGGACGGCACTCCGCTGGACCTGGTGCTGCGGAACTTCGCCGCCGGTCAGCTGCTGGCGGATCCGGAGGGCCCGGAGGCCGCGGAACCGTTCTTCCGGGCCCACGAGGCGGGCCGGACCGTGCTCTTCACGTCCCTGGAGAGCGGCTACTACGCGAACAAGAGCGCGCTCGCACTGCTGACGGACCCGCGCTGCGGCGATTCCTTCGACGCGGCGGAGCGGGCACTCGTCGAACGGGTCCTGCCGTGGAG is part of the Streptomyces sp. P9-A4 genome and encodes:
- a CDS encoding outer membrane protein assembly factor BamB family protein, producing the protein MAGRRRAIAQFLTLALAAVTVGTAGVRPAAAVVARAPAPRPVAPALARAPAADRTTISHDDLRTGWDPDEPGLAPEQVSASDFGQQFSTTVDGQVYAQPLIVGHTLVAATENNKVYGIDAATGRIGWTKDFGAPWPASAVNCGDLVPNVGVTSTPVYDPASNAVYLTAKVNNGPDVQHPSWYVHALDPATGAERSGWPVKVAGAPVNDPGRAFNPYTAAQRPGLLLMGGSVYAAFASHCDRGPYVGYVLGVSTTTRRTTLWATEDSSANGMAGIWMSGGGLVSDGPGRILFSTGNGVSPAPGPGNRPPGQLAESVVRLGVNSDGTMSAQDFFSPSDAPLLDQNDTDLGSGGPVALPGPAFGTSRNPRLLVQIGKDGRLFLLDRDDLGGRSQGAGGTDKVLGAFGPYEGVWGHPAAYGGQGGYVYTVGSRGPLRAFAYGLTGSGLPALSNTGSSSALFGYTSGSPIVTSTGTNPGSALVWAVAADGANGANGQLRAYDAVPVNEALRLRWSAPIGVAAKFSVPVADGGRIYVGTRERPGEGLRAAGQHGSDG
- a CDS encoding choice-of-anchor D domain-containing protein — protein: MDFGTVATTTRKALGVTFTNTGTADETISGVSLPGAPFSASDPPPAGTVVPPRQSVTVQVAYAPTDAGKNTGTLAVTGPNGTASVALTGEAVTGRAQLTVTPTSTDFGAVKVGESVTRTFDISNTGNIPLTLTKAKPPAAPFHVTNPISEGQVLGPEDVVHQAVTFSPTSIGAVTAAYELTSNDGRGPQNESLKGSGAAGAVVTVPSPGAGGWKLNGSSRISGNDLQLTQATASQRGSAVWPVPVLTDGLKASFTTVIGGGTGADGLTFSLLDPARTTSAALGGVGGGLGYGGLPGVAVAFDTYRNPGDPSANFVGVATGGTGSTLTYAATTSSVPNLRSGTHTVAVGVTGKTVTVSVDGVQRLRTTVAALPPTALLAFTGGTGSLTDIHAVRGAAITAASYALPPPGPNGWTYNGSAALSGTSLVLTPAQPALTGSAVQATAVPSARLRARFTATLSGGTGADGMALLLLDASRTTPRALGGGGGGLGFSGLPGVAVTLDTYRNPGDPSANFVAVSTGGTGSALRYAATSTAVPALRTGSHVVDVDVTAAGRLLVLVDGAQVIDVAVTLPRNVLVGFSGATGGLTDRHTVSGVRVGY
- a CDS encoding polysaccharide lyase 6 family protein; its protein translation is MQRRTFLKGSLIGAAVTAVPLDALLAGGASAAAPTDPVTSLSALQSAIDKAVPGDRIVLANGTYTVPAGGAIKVTGRHGTTAAPITIVAQSRGGAVLRGERSFVFDDSSNITVSGFSLRQSGTLTIPVNSTGIRLTRNDFQFAEVTPVDWVLVEGDDAKLDRNHFHDKTTEGIFVVIDGPGTTEIAQRTQILRNYFSDHSYAGANGGESIRLGVSSRALSDADAKVEYNLFERCDGDPEAISVKSSGNTVRYNTIRSSRGGIVLRHGNGTTVDGNHLIGGKEGIRLYGNDHLIVNNYLADLTVRALVIGSGTTRDHTAGETTDERRGNDACDRAVIVHNTLRNNKSSLSGETRTYEPRDVVVADNLLVGDSGSLVAMGATTDFIWQSNILWGAATAGTIPASGYTRVDPRLAASSDGVYRLAAGSPAIDAATLTGTSVPEDIDGHARGAARDIGADEYSTLAPTRRPLTPADVGPNAA